In Gemmata obscuriglobus, a single genomic region encodes these proteins:
- a CDS encoding serine/threonine-protein kinase: MTPPLPNTPHDQTAVSQPRGQAADDTERDAAATAADVTVVRVRPSAMTVTEIMDVGEGSNFGKYQLDGELARGGMGVVYKARQKGLDRLVALKMILDTGTDKEAAQRFLQEARAAAALDHPNVVPIYDIDEIGGKPYFTMALIEGPNLRGYIDAHPAAPIPMLVSLFLQTVSGVAHAHRHGIVHRDLKPANVLIDKDERPRVTDFGLAKRASADAQLTTTGQVVGTPAYMAPEQARDSKEVGPAADVYSLGAILYFMLTGTAPFHADSVTDLLIKVVMEPPVPPRERRADIPADVEELCLRCLAKAPADRFADAQELLVALGPIADQYLTPSTSMTPSAAKIPFPKARSVPSLGRVPLANVADSVPSLGAALAKPIPAAARPAPPAAPAAPVEPAPQECPGRRTKSGKLVAFALAGVAAVLACVAAFLLTRDKPKAADPEPRPVEAVQQAVGEAVAWPGIARSDFELKVDLSAPAAKKAADGSLQLVPGTPMKLHLKAAADCRVSVWVLEPGGQVTRLFPNDNELDDRLTAGTERVVPGNASYVLESLPTDGQGHERLRVIATTGDQPAFPPGAKSGRFTTYSTPQDRAALVSTVRGVVVKKAGAAPTSPGAVSEAELLFRVQK, from the coding sequence ATGACCCCGCCCTTGCCGAACACGCCGCACGACCAGACCGCCGTGAGCCAGCCGCGCGGGCAGGCCGCCGACGACACCGAGCGCGACGCCGCGGCCACCGCCGCGGACGTGACCGTGGTGCGCGTGCGACCGTCGGCCATGACCGTTACCGAGATCATGGACGTGGGGGAAGGCAGCAACTTCGGGAAGTACCAGCTCGACGGTGAACTCGCGCGCGGCGGAATGGGGGTCGTTTACAAGGCCCGGCAGAAGGGGCTCGACCGGCTCGTCGCGCTCAAGATGATACTGGACACCGGAACAGACAAAGAGGCCGCCCAGCGGTTCCTCCAGGAGGCCCGGGCCGCCGCCGCCCTGGACCACCCGAACGTGGTTCCCATCTACGACATCGATGAGATCGGCGGCAAGCCGTATTTCACGATGGCCTTGATCGAGGGGCCGAACCTCCGCGGGTACATCGACGCGCACCCGGCCGCCCCGATCCCGATGCTGGTATCGCTGTTCCTCCAAACCGTGAGCGGGGTGGCTCACGCGCACCGGCACGGCATCGTCCACCGCGACCTGAAGCCCGCGAACGTGCTGATCGACAAGGACGAGCGGCCCCGGGTCACCGACTTCGGGCTCGCCAAGCGGGCGTCCGCCGACGCCCAACTGACCACCACCGGGCAGGTGGTCGGCACCCCCGCGTACATGGCCCCCGAGCAGGCCCGCGACAGCAAGGAGGTCGGCCCGGCGGCCGACGTGTACTCGCTCGGCGCGATCCTGTACTTCATGCTCACGGGCACGGCCCCGTTCCACGCGGACAGCGTCACCGACCTGCTCATCAAGGTGGTGATGGAGCCGCCGGTGCCGCCCCGCGAGCGCCGTGCCGACATTCCGGCCGATGTTGAGGAGCTGTGCCTCCGGTGCCTGGCGAAGGCGCCGGCGGACCGGTTCGCCGACGCCCAAGAGCTGCTCGTGGCGCTCGGCCCGATCGCCGACCAGTACCTCACGCCTTCGACCAGCATGACCCCGTCGGCGGCAAAGATCCCGTTCCCGAAGGCCCGTAGCGTGCCGTCGCTGGGCCGCGTGCCGCTCGCGAACGTGGCGGACTCGGTTCCGTCGCTCGGGGCCGCGCTGGCGAAGCCGATACCGGCCGCTGCTCGGCCGGCGCCCCCAGCCGCACCCGCGGCGCCGGTCGAACCGGCGCCCCAGGAGTGCCCCGGGCGGCGCACCAAGAGCGGTAAACTGGTGGCGTTCGCCCTCGCGGGTGTGGCGGCGGTGCTGGCGTGCGTGGCCGCGTTCCTGTTAACCCGCGACAAGCCGAAAGCGGCAGACCCCGAGCCGCGTCCGGTCGAGGCGGTCCAGCAGGCGGTCGGCGAGGCGGTCGCATGGCCCGGCATCGCACGCAGTGATTTCGAGCTCAAGGTGGACCTGTCCGCCCCGGCGGCGAAGAAGGCGGCCGACGGCTCGCTGCAACTGGTACCCGGGACGCCGATGAAGTTGCATTTGAAGGCCGCAGCGGACTGTCGCGTGTCGGTGTGGGTGCTCGAACCGGGCGGGCAAGTGACCCGCCTGTTCCCGAACGACAACGAGCTCGACGACCGGCTGACCGCCGGCACGGAGCGGGTGGTTCCCGGGAACGCCAGCTACGTTCTCGAAAGCCTTCCGACGGACGGTCAGGGCCACGAACGGCTCCGGGTGATCGCGACGACCGGGGACCAACCCGCGTTCCCGCCCGGCGCCAAGAGCGGCCGGTTCACCACGTACTCCACCCCGCAGGACCGCGCGGCGCTCGTTTCCACCGTTCGCGGGGTCGTCGTCAAGAAAGCTGGCGCCGCTCCCACGTCCCCGGGGGCGGTTTCGGAAGCGGAACTCCTGTTCCGCGTTCAGAAATGA
- a CDS encoding transposase, which produces MRRENPDKDVELWCEDELRLGLKPVARRVWALHGKRPTSSGRHRFESVFVYGFGHPTSGRSRFLVLPKANAVCMVQAPADFAGWADPGRRKVRVLIVDGSGGHTAKALVIPPNVVLHRLPPPRTPELQPAEHLWPLVREGVANRVFDTLEGLTATLTARCQRLTEHAAVVAGAVGLH; this is translated from the coding sequence TTGCGGCGTGAGAACCCGGACAAGGACGTGGAGTTGTGGTGCGAGGACGAGCTGCGGCTCGGGCTCAAGCCGGTGGCCCGGCGGGTGTGGGCGTTGCACGGGAAACGGCCCACGAGTAGCGGGCGGCACCGGTTCGAGTCCGTGTTCGTGTACGGGTTCGGGCACCCCACCAGCGGTCGCAGCCGGTTCCTGGTCCTGCCTAAAGCGAATGCCGTGTGCATGGTTCAGGCCCCGGCAGACTTTGCCGGGTGGGCGGACCCGGGTCGACGTAAGGTACGGGTGCTCATCGTGGATGGGTCGGGCGGGCACACGGCCAAGGCGTTAGTAATACCGCCCAACGTAGTGCTCCACCGGCTGCCCCCGCCCCGCACCCCGGAGCTGCAACCGGCCGAGCACCTATGGCCGCTCGTCCGTGAAGGCGTGGCCAACCGGGTGTTCGACACCCTCGAGGGCCTCACCGCCACACTCACCGCCCGGTGCCAGAGGCTCACCGAGCACGCCGCCGTCGTCGCCGGGGCCGTCGGGTTACACTAG
- a CDS encoding winged helix-turn-helix domain-containing protein has protein sequence MAVWVRERFGVEVVNQTGWQWLKELGFRLVVPRPRHPKAATREQQQEWL, from the coding sequence GTGGCCGTGTGGGTCCGCGAGCGGTTCGGGGTGGAGGTGGTGAACCAGACCGGATGGCAGTGGCTCAAGGAACTCGGGTTCCGGCTGGTGGTGCCGCGCCCGCGGCACCCCAAGGCGGCCACACGGGAGCAGCAACAGGAGTGGCTTTGA